In Alteromonas mediterranea DE, a single genomic region encodes these proteins:
- the gspL gene encoding type II secretion system protein GspL, translated as MEQLLVRLGANYTDPISWLVYSKTEDEIIASGELPSAEDLSTLTERAGQRSVIALAPSSDILLKWVELPPKAGRKIISAIPFMLEDELATDISQQFFAIGPKRGDEQAVAIVSHEKMLQWQAWLSEAGLFCDTIIPDVLAVPATPNGWSVLTLGEQLLVRQDEFKGVQGEQAWLLPTLVHFTAQQEAPVTITNYAGIDLSSLPNIEEAQAPLELPMQVLAKEAMQSSFNLCQGEYKLKRKRSGVLSQWRVAAVLAVLALCTSLIDKGVTLYQLKSENQALSSEINAAVKAGFPNIGTYRNVRLKLQSELAKLEQGGGDASMLIMLDQLAPAFTATDVKPQTLRFDASRTEIRIQAQGKNFEALEQFKRSAENAGFLVEQGAINNRDNGVVGTVSVRSTS; from the coding sequence ATGGAACAATTATTGGTGCGTTTAGGCGCCAACTACACCGATCCGATAAGCTGGCTGGTTTATTCAAAAACAGAAGATGAAATTATTGCTTCTGGTGAATTGCCAAGTGCAGAAGACTTATCTACGCTAACCGAACGCGCAGGCCAGCGAAGCGTTATTGCTTTAGCCCCTAGCAGTGACATATTGCTCAAATGGGTAGAGCTACCGCCTAAAGCGGGTCGCAAGATAATCAGCGCTATCCCGTTTATGCTTGAAGACGAGTTGGCTACCGACATTAGCCAACAGTTCTTTGCCATTGGCCCTAAGCGTGGCGATGAGCAAGCGGTGGCGATAGTCAGTCACGAAAAGATGCTTCAATGGCAAGCTTGGTTAAGCGAAGCTGGTCTTTTCTGCGACACCATTATTCCTGACGTTCTCGCTGTTCCTGCAACGCCTAATGGCTGGTCGGTGCTCACATTAGGCGAGCAGTTACTGGTTCGCCAAGATGAGTTTAAAGGCGTTCAGGGCGAGCAAGCGTGGTTACTACCAACCCTTGTGCACTTCACTGCGCAGCAGGAAGCCCCGGTGACTATCACAAACTACGCGGGTATCGATTTAAGTAGCTTGCCCAATATCGAAGAAGCACAGGCACCACTTGAATTGCCCATGCAAGTATTGGCTAAAGAAGCCATGCAAAGCAGCTTTAACTTATGCCAAGGCGAGTACAAACTTAAACGCAAACGCAGCGGTGTGCTAAGCCAGTGGCGTGTAGCCGCTGTGCTCGCGGTACTTGCACTGTGTACCAGTCTTATTGATAAGGGCGTTACCCTTTATCAGCTAAAATCGGAAAACCAAGCGCTTAGCAGTGAAATAAATGCTGCGGTAAAAGCAGGCTTCCCCAATATTGGCACTTATCGCAACGTTCGATTAAAGCTACAAAGTGAGCTTGCAAAGCTAGAGCAGGGCGGCGGTGATGCCTCTATGCTTATTATGCTAGATCAGCTTGCGCCAGCATTCACAGCAACAGACGTTAAGCCTCAAACCTTGCGCTTCGACGCCTCGCGCACTGAAATTCGCATTCAGGCACAAGGTAAAAATTTTGAAGCATTAGAGCAGTTTAAACGCAGCGCCGAAAACGCGGGCTTTCTGGTTGAACAAGGTGCTATCAATAACCGTGACAACGGCGTTGTAGGTACAGTGTCAGTAAGGAGTACGTCGTGA
- a CDS encoding type II secretion system protein N — protein sequence MKSKVSWIIGGILAFLLFAIAYIPAVQVIGRLSLPNNVSISGVSGSLFSGKAQTVVVNSLPINNVKWELNPLHLLLGKAKLDLKAGNIRDKNDIAFEGPVTTGLFSQNTVNTENFTLYLPVDRVLAQVRLPLPVNAGGRFKVSLNDLTFGPACESLDGTGDWLNATVAGTQGPIDFGTYSATLRCEGEDIGIMVNEPNLLSLSMDAVIPTNMKNIRVSGQFKPDASLPNEVHQAARLFGTPNNSGFIAFQIPRT from the coding sequence ATGAAGTCGAAAGTTAGTTGGATAATAGGCGGCATTCTCGCCTTTTTATTGTTTGCCATCGCATACATCCCTGCAGTACAAGTGATTGGCCGACTGTCGCTGCCAAATAATGTTTCTATCAGCGGGGTCAGCGGCAGCTTATTTTCGGGTAAAGCGCAGACGGTGGTAGTGAATAGCCTTCCAATTAATAACGTAAAATGGGAGCTTAATCCGCTACACCTGTTACTGGGTAAAGCTAAGCTTGACCTCAAAGCAGGTAACATTCGCGATAAAAACGACATTGCCTTTGAAGGGCCTGTTACCACCGGGCTTTTTAGCCAAAATACGGTTAATACTGAAAACTTTACCCTTTACCTTCCTGTAGACAGAGTGCTTGCGCAGGTTCGCTTACCTCTGCCCGTTAACGCAGGCGGGCGCTTTAAGGTCTCGCTTAATGACCTAACCTTTGGTCCAGCGTGTGAGTCGCTTGATGGTACGGGAGATTGGCTTAATGCAACGGTAGCAGGTACCCAAGGGCCCATTGATTTCGGCACCTACTCTGCGACACTTCGTTGTGAAGGTGAAGATATTGGCATAATGGTGAACGAGCCTAATTTGCTAAGCTTATCTATGGATGCGGTTATACCGACAAACATGAAAAACATTCGAGTGAGCGGTCAATTTAAGCCTGATGCGAGCTTGCCCAATGAAGTTCATCAAGCGGCACGCTTATTTGGTACGCCTAATAACAGTGGCTTTATTGCGTTTCAGATTCCTCGAACGTAA
- the gspH gene encoding type II secretion system minor pseudopilin GspH translates to MQSSGSTYKHNIGFTLLEVMLVLLLMGLAAGYVMFNAFGASKSDLLKSQAQRLQVIVDMASDFAVLNQQQLGVRFEADKNEYYFVYLDDDDQWQRIEGEKTYEPYTLPEPFTFTLNLDDLPWDVEDRLFDRELFDENLSVSDEGVEIGNEEEKKLPPPQILIMSSGEITPFTLSFNYEGDDGDDPVYYSLQNQDLPPLVLEGPLERPL, encoded by the coding sequence ATGCAAAGCAGCGGCAGTACCTACAAACACAATATAGGCTTCACCCTTTTAGAAGTCATGTTAGTACTGCTACTAATGGGTCTAGCCGCTGGCTACGTCATGTTTAACGCTTTTGGGGCGAGTAAGTCTGACTTACTTAAATCACAAGCCCAGCGCCTGCAGGTCATTGTTGACATGGCCAGCGACTTCGCAGTGTTAAATCAGCAGCAGCTTGGTGTACGCTTTGAAGCGGACAAAAATGAGTATTATTTTGTTTATTTAGACGACGATGACCAGTGGCAACGCATAGAAGGTGAAAAGACCTATGAGCCCTACACCTTGCCCGAGCCCTTCACCTTCACCTTAAACCTTGATGACTTGCCGTGGGACGTTGAAGACCGACTGTTTGACCGTGAGTTGTTTGACGAGAACTTAAGCGTGTCTGACGAAGGCGTTGAGATAGGCAACGAAGAAGAAAAGAAGCTTCCTCCCCCACAAATTCTCATTATGTCGAGCGGCGAAATTACCCCTTTTACGCTGTCGTTTAACTATGAAGGTGATGATGGCGACGACCCCGTCTATTATAGCCTTCAAAACCAAGATCTACCGCCTTTAGTGCTTGAAGGGCCGCTGGAGCGTCCGTTATGA
- the gspG gene encoding type II secretion system major pseudopilin GspG yields MKTLNRSSGFSLIEVMVVLLIIGIMASMVAPQILGNQEEAQLKKAAVDIQQMESALEMYKLRNNRFPTTEQGLDALVTAPTIDPIPRNYPEGGFIKRLPEDPWGNPYALISPGELGVVDIFSNGPDGEPGTDDDIGNWNINEYLN; encoded by the coding sequence ATGAAAACACTTAATCGCAGTTCTGGTTTCAGTTTGATTGAAGTCATGGTCGTACTTCTAATCATCGGTATTATGGCCTCTATGGTTGCACCGCAAATCTTGGGTAACCAAGAAGAAGCGCAGCTTAAAAAAGCCGCTGTTGATATACAGCAAATGGAAAGTGCGCTTGAAATGTACAAGCTTCGCAACAACCGCTTCCCAACCACTGAGCAAGGCTTAGACGCCCTGGTAACCGCACCTACCATCGACCCAATTCCACGCAACTACCCTGAAGGCGGCTTTATCAAGCGTTTACCTGAAGATCCGTGGGGCAACCCTTACGCGCTAATTAGCCCGGGAGAGCTTGGCGTAGTCGATATTTTCTCAAACGGTCCAGACGGTGAGCCAGGCACTGATGATGATATTGGTAACTGGAATATCAACGAGTATTTGAACTAA
- the gspE gene encoding type II secretion system ATPase GspE produces MADEQLTQALEAQEEALEAMGDDAGLPEAEAGPKQLSFSFAKRNQVLLETNETPAVLYFTENTPFDVFAEVRRFYGEPFVPKTIPADEFENLLTSAFQRDSSAAKQLMEDLGNESDLFALAEDLPDTEDLLDSEDDAPIIKLINAMLGEAIKEGASDIHIETFENQLVVRFRVDGVLREILRPNRKLSSMLVSRIKVMAKLDIAEKRVPQDGRITLRIAGRAVDVRVSTMPSSHGERVVLRLLDKNNARLNLEDLGMTLQNRNHFSTLIRKPHGIILVTGPTGSGKSTTLYAGLTEINSRDRNILTVEDPIEFDLPGIGQTQVNPRVDMTFARGLRAILRQDPDVVMVGEIRDIETAQIAVQASLTGHLVLSTLHTNTAAGAITRLEDMGIEPFLLSSSLLAVLSQRLVRTLCPDCKKPHTPDASELEILGQGATSSTTIYKPHGCAACNQTGYRGRTGIHELLLVDEKVREMMHEGVGEQAIERYIRTSTPSIREDGCSKVLIGETSLEEVLRVTRED; encoded by the coding sequence ATGGCGGATGAACAACTTACTCAAGCACTAGAGGCCCAAGAAGAAGCCCTAGAAGCCATGGGTGATGACGCCGGCTTACCTGAAGCAGAGGCCGGCCCTAAGCAGCTCTCTTTTAGCTTTGCTAAGCGCAACCAGGTGCTGCTTGAAACCAACGAAACGCCAGCGGTGCTGTATTTTACAGAAAACACGCCGTTTGACGTGTTTGCAGAAGTGCGTCGCTTCTACGGCGAGCCTTTTGTACCGAAAACTATACCCGCTGACGAATTTGAAAACTTACTGACTAGCGCGTTTCAGCGCGATAGTTCTGCAGCGAAGCAGTTAATGGAAGACTTAGGCAACGAAAGCGATTTATTCGCCCTTGCAGAAGACTTACCCGACACTGAAGACCTGCTAGATAGCGAAGACGACGCCCCTATTATCAAGCTTATTAACGCCATGCTAGGTGAAGCAATTAAAGAAGGCGCGTCAGATATTCATATCGAAACGTTTGAAAACCAGCTTGTGGTTCGCTTTCGGGTAGACGGTGTGTTGCGGGAAATTTTGCGCCCCAATCGCAAGCTTAGCTCTATGCTGGTATCGCGTATAAAAGTAATGGCCAAGCTAGATATTGCAGAAAAACGCGTCCCCCAGGATGGCCGTATTACACTGCGTATTGCCGGGCGAGCGGTAGACGTTCGTGTTTCGACGATGCCTTCTAGCCACGGCGAACGTGTGGTACTGCGTCTTTTAGACAAAAATAACGCCCGCTTGAATCTAGAAGATTTGGGCATGACGCTGCAAAACCGTAACCATTTCTCGACGTTAATACGAAAACCACACGGTATTATTTTGGTTACTGGCCCTACCGGTTCCGGTAAAAGTACCACCTTGTACGCAGGGCTTACCGAGATAAACTCCCGCGATAGGAATATTTTAACGGTAGAAGATCCTATCGAATTCGACCTGCCAGGCATTGGACAAACGCAGGTTAACCCCCGTGTAGACATGACCTTTGCACGAGGCCTTCGCGCAATTTTGCGTCAAGACCCCGATGTTGTCATGGTCGGTGAGATTCGTGATATCGAGACTGCGCAAATTGCCGTTCAGGCCAGTTTAACCGGTCACTTAGTGCTTTCTACCCTGCATACTAACACCGCCGCTGGCGCCATTACTCGCTTAGAAGACATGGGCATAGAGCCTTTCCTTTTATCTTCCAGTTTATTGGCAGTACTGTCACAGCGACTCGTTCGTACGCTATGCCCAGACTGTAAAAAGCCGCATACGCCGGATGCGTCTGAACTTGAAATATTAGGCCAAGGGGCCACCAGCAGCACTACAATTTACAAACCTCACGGCTGTGCAGCGTGTAACCAAACCGGGTATCGTGGCCGTACGGGTATTCACGAATTGCTTTTAGTTGATGAAAAAGTGCGTGAAATGATGCACGAAGGTGTGGGCGAACAAGCCATTGAGCGCTACATCAGAACCTCTACCCCAAGCATCCGTGAAGATGGCTGTAGTAAAGTGCTTATCGGTGAAACCTCTCTTGAAGAAGTGCTTCGAGTAACGAGGGAAGACTAG
- the gspF gene encoding type II secretion system inner membrane protein GspF codes for MAAFAYKAVNARGKNTNGVLEGDNARQVRQQLREKGLIPLEVEQVAERTQNEGKGLSFSLFKPRISASDLALLTRQMATLVESALPVEEALLAVAEQCEKPRQKNMMMAVRSKVVEGHGLADALGQFPSVFDELYRAMVAAGEKSGHLDTVLNRLADYTERRQQTRSQITQAMIYPSLMLFFAMGIVLLLLTVVVPKIVGQFDHMGQDLPGITQFLISVSTWLQNYGLFMLIGIGVLIVIIQRVLQQKHMKLRYHKALLTLPLIGRVSRGLNTARFARTLSILSASAVPLLEAMRISGDVLENQHIKNQVADAAINVKEGSSLRAALDNTKMFPPMMMHMIASGEKSGELQQMLARAADNQDREFEALIGVSLKVFEPLLIVSMAGIVLFIVMAILQPILALNNMVNI; via the coding sequence ATGGCGGCTTTCGCTTATAAAGCGGTTAATGCCCGCGGTAAGAACACAAATGGCGTGCTTGAAGGCGATAATGCCCGTCAGGTGCGCCAACAGCTGCGCGAAAAGGGCTTAATTCCTTTGGAAGTAGAGCAAGTTGCAGAGCGCACACAAAACGAAGGCAAAGGGCTTTCATTTTCACTGTTTAAACCACGCATTTCAGCCTCCGATTTAGCGCTACTTACACGGCAAATGGCTACCCTTGTAGAGTCGGCCCTTCCGGTTGAAGAAGCCTTGCTTGCCGTTGCGGAACAATGCGAAAAGCCCCGCCAGAAAAACATGATGATGGCAGTACGCAGTAAAGTCGTGGAAGGTCACGGGCTTGCCGATGCATTAGGACAGTTTCCCAGTGTGTTTGACGAGTTATACCGCGCCATGGTGGCGGCAGGTGAAAAGTCAGGCCACCTTGATACCGTGCTTAACCGCTTAGCCGACTATACCGAGCGCAGGCAGCAAACCCGCAGCCAAATTACTCAGGCGATGATTTATCCATCGTTAATGCTGTTTTTTGCAATGGGTATCGTACTGCTGCTTTTAACCGTGGTAGTACCAAAAATTGTGGGGCAATTCGACCACATGGGGCAAGACCTTCCGGGTATTACCCAATTCCTTATTTCAGTGAGCACTTGGCTTCAAAACTACGGGTTGTTCATGCTAATCGGCATAGGCGTGCTTATAGTTATTATACAGCGCGTATTGCAGCAAAAGCATATGAAGCTGCGCTATCACAAAGCGCTTTTAACCTTACCTTTGATAGGCCGCGTGTCGCGCGGTCTAAACACGGCCCGCTTTGCACGTACGTTAAGTATATTAAGTGCCAGCGCAGTGCCGCTACTTGAAGCTATGCGTATTTCAGGCGATGTCCTTGAAAATCAGCATATTAAAAATCAAGTAGCCGACGCCGCTATTAACGTTAAAGAAGGTAGCAGTTTGAGGGCTGCGCTGGATAACACGAAAATGTTTCCACCTATGATGATGCATATGATTGCGTCAGGTGAAAAGTCGGGCGAATTACAGCAAATGCTAGCTCGCGCCGCAGATAATCAAGATAGGGAATTTGAAGCGCTTATTGGTGTCTCACTTAAGGTATTTGAACCCTTACTTATTGTATCGATGGCGGGCATTGTTCTGTTTATCGTTATGGCAATATTGCAACCAATTTTAGCATTGAACAACATGGTGAATATTTAA
- the gspK gene encoding type II secretion system minor pseudopilin GspK: MIVLMIVALVAVLATEMGTRLQLQVQRTMNLKDNNQAYWYAMGAEAFARKSIQSLVEESPEVISIDQPWAQEFSYPLENGGLTANLEDLQACFNLNAITSGSASNNANSASSNTTEAMEAFHTMLLSLSVDGLDNYTADTLRDSLADWVDDDDNMRPYGAEDSEYESREFPYLAANGPLASKSELRIINGVSPEWLNALLPLVCVIPDYSELKINVNTLEEEEDAPLLAGLTGLDIQQAASLLSSRPQNGWDDTNAFLSEPSIQALNLTSSRQDWFSVKTEYFMLHTKTQYNKATFKLSTVFHASADSGVNVVNREFGGTY, from the coding sequence ATGATCGTTTTGATGATTGTGGCGCTAGTTGCCGTGCTGGCTACCGAAATGGGCACGCGGCTGCAGCTTCAAGTTCAGCGCACCATGAACTTAAAAGACAATAATCAAGCCTACTGGTATGCCATGGGAGCAGAAGCGTTTGCAAGAAAGTCCATCCAATCTCTTGTTGAAGAAAGCCCTGAGGTCATTTCTATTGATCAACCTTGGGCGCAGGAATTTAGCTATCCGTTAGAAAACGGCGGCCTAACGGCAAACTTAGAAGACCTACAGGCCTGTTTTAATCTTAACGCTATCACATCGGGTAGCGCTTCGAATAACGCAAATAGCGCCTCGAGCAATACCACTGAGGCTATGGAAGCCTTTCACACTATGCTGCTATCACTTAGTGTTGATGGACTAGATAACTACACCGCTGACACGCTACGCGACAGTCTTGCCGACTGGGTGGATGACGACGACAACATGCGACCGTATGGGGCAGAAGACAGCGAGTATGAATCGAGAGAATTTCCATACCTTGCAGCTAACGGACCACTGGCATCAAAAAGTGAATTGCGTATTATTAACGGAGTGTCACCAGAATGGCTAAACGCATTACTGCCTTTAGTGTGTGTGATCCCAGATTACAGTGAGTTAAAAATTAACGTTAACACGTTAGAAGAAGAAGAAGATGCACCGCTGCTGGCAGGGTTAACAGGGCTTGATATTCAACAAGCTGCAAGTTTGCTAAGCAGTCGCCCACAAAATGGGTGGGACGATACCAACGCGTTTTTAAGCGAACCGTCTATTCAGGCACTGAATTTAACAAGCTCTCGACAAGACTGGTTTTCAGTTAAAACTGAATATTTTATGTTGCATACAAAAACACAATACAACAAAGCAACCTTTAAGCTTTCCACCGTGTTTCACGCTAGCGCCGATAGCGGCGTTAATGTTGTGAATCGCGAGTTTGGGGGAACCTATTAA
- the gspM gene encoding type II secretion system protein GspM: MNALLEKYKALTEREQKLVLISAVMIAIALFYFAVWSPLNTALDKQKQLLDNQQSLLVWVKDSGARAQQLRRSTGSKRAFSGSLPQAVNRTTAQHDIAISRMQPQGDELQVWVDQAPFNAVLDWLKAMENMGVVILQADIAEADAPGYIKIRRLQLGKA; the protein is encoded by the coding sequence GTGAACGCACTATTAGAAAAATACAAAGCCCTCACTGAACGTGAGCAAAAACTGGTGCTTATTTCCGCTGTTATGATTGCGATTGCGCTGTTCTATTTTGCTGTTTGGTCGCCACTTAATACTGCTTTAGACAAACAGAAGCAGCTGCTTGATAACCAGCAGTCGCTTTTAGTTTGGGTAAAAGACAGCGGTGCACGCGCACAGCAATTACGCCGCAGTACGGGCAGTAAACGCGCCTTTTCTGGCTCTTTACCCCAAGCGGTAAACCGCACTACCGCTCAGCACGACATTGCTATTTCACGCATGCAGCCTCAGGGTGATGAGCTTCAAGTGTGGGTAGATCAAGCGCCTTTTAACGCGGTTTTAGACTGGCTAAAAGCCATGGAAAACATGGGCGTAGTTATTCTTCAAGCCGATATTGCCGAAGCAGATGCCCCAGGCTATATCAAAATTCGCCGACTACAGTTAGGTAAAGCATGA
- a CDS encoding YdgA family protein, protein MNKPLLAGAGITLVALGVAPYFIGSSVEDNINAAVNELNEQAVYSAEVLSYDKGWFSTTAEIKLAVDFQALVNAQNVDAAEMPIEENPSVTATLVAHHGPVYFGDGVGLGRVHYTVFIDGDKLREYVQWDAQQPIYRNEGVVGLFGGLSYADVIPALSATNEEEGFTLLFSGYKGEAAPDGDQTLYTSFGESLSINADEFSMKLSNLSMDVSYNGSMVEAFKGDLFESKVKALIENMEVTGLEAGETVKLENIALVTDTDIDEDSNTANVYVEYAIDKVTGPDLEASDMVLGVALNNLDVDFIKAYQDFSNTSLLVPSEEVPAKMMEFIEANLLTQLKAEPELNITKLKATLPEGSFNAYANTKLVGIDALPGTMEDVAYWVTHLLADAQVTADKAFAQSVASGYMMGQLMATPQAQNMSAEELEAAVEQQTPMVLSTFAQQGLIKETENGYETKLVLKDGKASVNGTPIPLPFAPQ, encoded by the coding sequence ATGAACAAACCTCTTTTAGCCGGCGCAGGTATTACTTTAGTTGCGCTTGGTGTTGCCCCTTACTTTATTGGCTCTAGTGTTGAAGATAATATCAACGCAGCAGTAAACGAATTGAATGAACAAGCCGTCTACTCGGCCGAAGTACTTTCGTACGACAAAGGCTGGTTTTCGACAACGGCAGAAATCAAACTTGCTGTCGACTTTCAAGCGCTAGTCAATGCACAAAATGTCGATGCAGCTGAAATGCCTATTGAAGAAAACCCTAGCGTTACCGCTACCTTGGTTGCTCATCACGGCCCTGTATATTTTGGCGACGGTGTAGGATTAGGCCGCGTTCACTACACGGTGTTTATTGATGGCGATAAATTAAGAGAGTACGTTCAATGGGATGCGCAACAACCCATTTATCGCAATGAAGGCGTGGTTGGACTATTTGGCGGTCTCAGCTACGCAGATGTTATTCCAGCCCTTAGCGCAACCAATGAGGAAGAAGGTTTCACCCTGCTTTTCTCTGGCTATAAGGGTGAAGCTGCACCTGATGGCGACCAGACGTTATATACGTCTTTTGGTGAATCGCTAAGCATCAACGCTGATGAGTTTTCGATGAAATTATCCAATTTATCCATGGATGTAAGCTATAACGGCAGTATGGTAGAGGCCTTCAAGGGCGACCTGTTTGAATCGAAAGTCAAAGCACTTATCGAAAATATGGAAGTTACCGGCCTTGAAGCAGGAGAAACGGTAAAGCTTGAGAATATTGCCCTTGTAACAGACACCGATATTGATGAAGACAGCAACACAGCCAATGTTTACGTGGAATACGCTATTGATAAGGTAACGGGGCCCGACCTTGAAGCCTCTGACATGGTGTTAGGTGTTGCCCTAAATAACTTAGACGTTGATTTCATCAAAGCTTACCAAGATTTTAGCAATACATCACTGCTCGTGCCCTCAGAAGAAGTCCCCGCCAAAATGATGGAATTTATTGAGGCTAACTTGCTTACTCAGCTTAAAGCAGAGCCTGAGCTTAACATTACCAAGCTTAAAGCAACCTTACCTGAAGGCTCGTTTAACGCCTACGCAAATACCAAGTTAGTTGGTATTGATGCGCTGCCAGGTACGATGGAAGATGTGGCTTATTGGGTAACACACTTACTGGCCGATGCACAAGTAACCGCCGACAAAGCCTTTGCGCAAAGCGTAGCGTCTGGCTACATGATGGGGCAGTTAATGGCAACGCCGCAAGCGCAAAATATGTCGGCAGAAGAGCTTGAAGCCGCTGTCGAGCAGCAAACCCCAATGGTTTTAAGCACCTTTGCTCAGCAAGGCTTGATAAAAGAAACCGAGAATGGTTACGAGACAAAATTAGTGCTTAAAGATGGCAAAGCCAGCGTTAACGGTACGCCTATTCCGCTACCTTTTGCGCCTCAATAG
- the gspI gene encoding type II secretion system minor pseudopilin GspI gives MKASIFKRKADAKTPLTRSFFKPALDKSSNLPYAPRYQTGLTLLEVMVALLIFALTGTAVLKAAGEHLSSVGQIESVTFANWVASNRLNQLQLDTTWPPKNNLKGTMEMADRTWYWQQTVTKTNDNDLRSVTVSVGEDESYDSSVTSVTTFVAKPTAGN, from the coding sequence ATGAAGGCATCCATCTTTAAGCGCAAAGCAGATGCAAAGACACCGTTGACAAGGTCGTTTTTCAAACCTGCACTGGATAAAAGCAGCAACTTACCCTATGCCCCGCGCTACCAAACTGGATTAACCCTGCTTGAAGTGATGGTGGCGCTACTTATTTTTGCGCTTACCGGCACCGCCGTACTCAAAGCGGCAGGCGAGCATTTATCCAGTGTTGGGCAGATAGAGTCGGTGACCTTCGCCAACTGGGTGGCAAGCAACCGCTTAAACCAACTTCAGCTAGATACTACGTGGCCGCCTAAGAACAATTTGAAAGGTACCATGGAGATGGCCGATCGCACCTGGTACTGGCAACAAACCGTCACTAAAACCAATGACAATGATTTACGGTCTGTCACCGTTTCTGTCGGCGAAGACGAAAGCTACGACAGCTCCGTAACGTCTGTGACGACCTTTGTCGCAAAGCCGACGGCGGGAAATTAG
- the gspJ gene encoding type II secretion system minor pseudopilin GspJ — protein sequence MQRGFTLIEILIAMAIFTLIGLASTGLLTTVIDSNDISEERFAKLQLLQRAMITIERDLQQAVPRAVRVNGEKQEVVMAGGETDDSDGDGIGFVRGGWHNPQLMLPRSTLQYVAYRLKENKLERLYSNYVDNVIGYEPKVRVLLEDVESLKVEFLATSNSSSLDEDDDISWSESYKGSTLPRAVAVEFVSKDFGKIRREFTLTTGESS from the coding sequence ATGCAGCGCGGTTTTACGCTTATTGAAATACTGATAGCCATGGCCATTTTCACCCTCATCGGCTTGGCATCAACAGGTTTACTTACCACGGTTATCGACAGTAACGATATTTCAGAAGAGCGCTTTGCAAAGCTTCAACTATTACAGCGCGCCATGATCACCATTGAACGAGACCTTCAACAAGCAGTGCCTCGCGCAGTAAGAGTTAACGGTGAAAAACAAGAAGTGGTAATGGCGGGCGGCGAAACAGACGACAGCGATGGTGATGGCATTGGCTTTGTGCGCGGAGGCTGGCACAACCCTCAGCTAATGCTCCCAAGAAGTACCTTACAGTACGTCGCTTACCGCTTAAAAGAGAACAAGCTAGAGCGTTTATACAGTAACTATGTTGACAATGTTATTGGCTACGAGCCCAAAGTACGGGTGCTGCTAGAAGACGTAGAAAGTTTAAAAGTTGAGTTTCTTGCCACCTCGAACAGCAGTTCATTAGATGAGGATGACGATATCTCTTGGAGTGAGAGCTACAAGGGTTCAACACTTCCTCGCGCCGTAGCGGTGGAGTTTGTTAGCAAGGACTTTGGCAAAATTCGCAGGGAATTCACCTTAACAACGGGTGAATCATCATGA